In one window of Comamonas testosteroni DNA:
- the mltG gene encoding endolytic transglycosylase MltG, whose translation MRALIRALIFLLLLTALAAGGAWWWLNQPLQLSESSLELEIEPGTTPRGVAQNVVKAGVQTDARLLYAWFRLSGKDRAIKAGNYELSTGLTPYVLLQKLARGEESLRALTLVEGWNWRQVRAALAREEFLKQDSAGLSDEAVMTALGRVGVPPEGRFFPDTYTYAKGSSDMAVLRRALHAMDRRLADAWAMRAANTPLKSADEALILASIVEKETGRAADRAQIAGVFSNRLRIGMRLQTDPSVIYGVGASFDGNLRKRDLLEDTPWNTYTRAGLPVTPIAMPGKAALMAAVQPDQTKALYFVARGDGTSHFSASLDEHNRAVNRYQRGQ comes from the coding sequence GTGCGTGCCCTTATTCGAGCACTGATATTTTTGCTGTTGCTGACTGCCCTGGCGGCAGGAGGCGCCTGGTGGTGGCTGAACCAGCCGCTGCAACTGTCCGAATCCAGTCTGGAGCTGGAGATAGAGCCCGGCACCACGCCGCGTGGCGTGGCGCAGAACGTGGTCAAGGCCGGGGTGCAAACCGATGCGCGCCTGCTCTATGCGTGGTTTCGCCTCTCGGGCAAGGATCGCGCCATCAAGGCCGGCAACTACGAACTGAGCACGGGGCTCACGCCCTATGTGCTGCTGCAAAAGCTGGCGCGGGGCGAGGAAAGCCTGCGTGCGCTGACTCTTGTCGAAGGCTGGAACTGGCGCCAGGTGCGCGCGGCGCTGGCGCGTGAGGAGTTCCTCAAGCAAGACAGCGCAGGGCTCAGCGACGAAGCCGTGATGACGGCCCTGGGTCGGGTGGGCGTGCCGCCCGAGGGGCGTTTCTTCCCCGATACCTATACCTATGCCAAGGGCAGCTCGGACATGGCCGTGCTGCGCCGTGCGCTGCACGCCATGGATCGCCGTCTGGCCGATGCCTGGGCCATGCGGGCAGCCAATACCCCGCTCAAATCTGCCGACGAAGCCCTGATCCTGGCCAGCATCGTGGAAAAGGAAACCGGCCGCGCTGCAGACCGCGCGCAGATTGCCGGCGTTTTCTCCAACCGCCTGCGCATAGGCATGCGCCTGCAGACCGATCCTTCGGTCATCTATGGCGTGGGGGCCAGCTTTGATGGCAATCTGCGCAAGCGCGATCTGCTGGAAGACACACCCTGGAACACCTATACCCGTGCAGGCTTGCCCGTCACGCCGATTGCCATGCCGGGCAAGGCAGCGTTGATGGCGGCCGTGCAGCCCGATCAGACCAAGGCGCTGTACTTTGTCGCCAGAGGTGACGGCACCAGCCATTTCAGCGCCTCGCTGGACGAGCACAATAGGGCCGTCAACCGCTACCAGCGCGGTCAGTAA
- the ygfZ gene encoding CAF17-like 4Fe-4S cluster assembly/insertion protein YgfZ: MTQPKTLPLNGITPISHLGVIRAVGADAASFLHGQLSNDFALLKFDQARLAAFCTAKGRMLASFIGFRRSADEIVLICDRSLLAPTLKRLSMFVLRAQCKLSDATADFALYGLTGQAAEQLVGKNAAAWTLKQQGDAHVLALYPGAGNQRALWMGPAGQAPEGQLLSEDLWQWSEVQSGVATLSAPVVDAFVPQMLNYESLGGVNFKKGCYPGQEVVARSQFRGTLKRRAYLVHAEQALSVGQEVFSAEDLEQATGSVVQAAAAPQGGWDAIVSMQIASASRDDLFAHAALAEGQSADAGKGIALQVLPLPYELLADI; this comes from the coding sequence ATGACCCAGCCCAAGACGCTGCCCCTGAACGGCATTACCCCCATTTCCCACCTTGGTGTCATCCGCGCCGTTGGCGCCGACGCAGCCAGCTTTCTCCACGGCCAATTGAGCAACGATTTCGCGCTGCTCAAGTTCGATCAGGCCCGCCTCGCGGCTTTTTGCACGGCCAAGGGCCGCATGCTGGCCAGCTTCATCGGCTTCAGGCGCAGCGCTGATGAGATTGTGCTGATCTGTGACCGCAGCCTGCTGGCGCCCACGCTCAAGCGCCTGTCTATGTTTGTGCTGCGCGCCCAGTGCAAGCTCAGCGATGCGACGGCTGACTTCGCCCTCTACGGACTGACGGGCCAGGCGGCCGAGCAACTTGTCGGCAAGAATGCGGCGGCCTGGACGCTCAAGCAGCAAGGCGATGCCCATGTGCTGGCGCTCTACCCCGGCGCAGGCAACCAGCGTGCGCTGTGGATGGGCCCTGCAGGCCAGGCCCCCGAAGGACAGTTGCTGAGCGAAGACCTCTGGCAATGGTCAGAAGTCCAAAGCGGCGTGGCCACGCTGTCGGCACCGGTAGTGGATGCCTTCGTGCCCCAGATGCTGAACTACGAATCCCTGGGCGGCGTCAACTTCAAAAAGGGCTGCTACCCCGGCCAGGAAGTGGTGGCCCGCAGCCAGTTCCGCGGCACGCTCAAGCGCCGCGCCTATCTGGTGCATGCCGAGCAGGCTCTGAGCGTCGGCCAGGAAGTCTTCAGCGCCGAAGACCTCGAGCAGGCAACCGGCTCCGTGGTGCAGGCTGCAGCAGCTCCACAAGGCGGCTGGGATGCCATCGTCTCGATGCAGATTGCCTCCGCCTCGCGCGACGATCTGTTTGCCCACGCGGCGCTGGCCGAAGGCCAGAGCGCCGATGCGGGCAAGGGCATTGCGCTGCAGGTCCTGCCCCTGCCCTACGAGCTGCTGGCGGATATCTGA
- a CDS encoding sensor histidine kinase codes for MSNSPPDYRHRWLLALAWGLLCALILALQWWQAHVRQQQEQLQLTQTVQRQMLEKVAQHKAHLTALTAVAPLDAAKESSALQHIAQSVQTIYPRVQEIQLVTAATPATGSCRDPAVAQTAAPLAPRASASLPDSLHPGHYLFLKKIADPEGWLCVRIDASHLLDDKVLPDDSGLRIRLHGRTLLEPAAQLQQSHRFGEFTLAGYDQPLQVQLLSRPRSLVSWSMVLISALISAALVGAVQLVWQSRQQARRHQRRAQLLANEAQLAHASRVNGMGEMASGIAHELAQPVTALLSQSQAALRAHELGKTELLAAALQANVREARRAGAILDRMRSYVSNAPSQPQRLDLAQVVDQALLLLEGPARQAKVALHWQAPLQPCSAWADPVALEQVLHNLVRNALDALGQTQDAQAAISITLEQSGGEALLVVQDNGPGMTAATAQRIFEPFFTTKSDGMGLGLPLCATLMERMGGRLEYVPGPHGARFVMHLPLDGTD; via the coding sequence ATGAGCAACTCGCCCCCGGACTACCGCCACCGCTGGCTGCTGGCCCTGGCCTGGGGGCTGTTGTGCGCCCTGATCCTGGCCCTGCAGTGGTGGCAGGCTCATGTCCGGCAGCAGCAGGAGCAGTTGCAGCTGACCCAGACCGTGCAACGCCAGATGCTGGAGAAAGTCGCTCAGCACAAGGCCCACCTTACCGCCCTGACTGCCGTGGCACCGCTGGATGCAGCCAAGGAGTCATCAGCTCTGCAGCATATTGCGCAATCGGTGCAGACCATTTACCCGCGCGTGCAGGAAATTCAGCTGGTCACCGCGGCCACACCCGCCACAGGCAGCTGCCGGGACCCGGCCGTGGCTCAGACTGCCGCGCCTCTGGCGCCGCGAGCCAGCGCCAGCCTGCCTGACTCCCTGCATCCGGGCCATTATCTTTTCCTCAAAAAGATAGCAGACCCCGAAGGCTGGCTCTGCGTTCGCATTGATGCTTCCCACTTGCTGGACGACAAAGTCCTGCCCGACGACAGCGGGCTGCGCATCCGCCTTCATGGCCGCACCTTGCTGGAGCCGGCAGCTCAGCTGCAGCAAAGCCACAGATTTGGCGAATTCACTCTCGCCGGCTATGACCAGCCTCTGCAGGTGCAGTTGCTCAGCCGTCCCCGCAGCCTGGTGAGCTGGAGCATGGTGCTGATCAGCGCCCTGATCAGCGCCGCGCTGGTCGGTGCGGTTCAACTGGTCTGGCAAAGCCGCCAGCAGGCCAGGCGCCACCAGCGGCGCGCCCAGTTGCTGGCCAATGAAGCACAGCTGGCCCATGCCTCGCGCGTCAACGGCATGGGTGAGATGGCCTCGGGCATCGCGCATGAGCTGGCCCAGCCCGTCACCGCCCTGCTCAGCCAGAGCCAGGCCGCGCTGCGCGCCCACGAGCTGGGCAAGACCGAGTTGCTGGCGGCTGCCCTGCAGGCCAATGTGCGCGAGGCCAGGCGCGCAGGCGCCATTCTGGATCGCATGCGCAGCTATGTGAGCAACGCCCCCAGCCAGCCGCAGAGACTGGATCTGGCCCAGGTCGTCGATCAGGCCCTGCTTCTGCTGGAGGGCCCGGCACGCCAGGCCAAGGTGGCGCTGCACTGGCAGGCGCCACTGCAGCCTTGCAGCGCCTGGGCCGACCCCGTGGCGCTGGAGCAGGTGCTGCACAACCTGGTGCGCAATGCGCTCGATGCGCTTGGCCAGACGCAGGACGCGCAAGCAGCCATCAGCATCACGCTGGAGCAAAGCGGTGGCGAGGCCCTGCTCGTAGTGCAGGACAACGGCCCGGGCATGACTGCTGCCACGGCACAGCGCATCTTCGAGCCGTTTTTCACCACCAAGTCCGATGGCATGGGGCTGGGCCTGCCGCTTTGCGCCACCTTGATGGAGCGCATGGGCGGGCGTCTGGAGTATGTGCCCGGCCCGCATGGCGCCCGCTTTGTCATGCATCTGCCGCTGGATGGAACCGATTAG
- a CDS encoding response regulator transcription factor, which yields MIYLIDDDPSVRNALHLLLQTYELPVTCFESPADCLAHLDRGRPGILITDLRMPMMSGLQLHEQLMAQGVDWPTIVITGHGDLHACRRAFKAGVTDFLTKPIEEQTLLQAIESAQTRLDQQAERNEARQSLRGLTEREREVLELITKGLGSKEIAAALDISVRTVDTHRAKLAEKLGTGSVAEQTRLLLTAAC from the coding sequence ATGATTTATCTGATCGATGATGACCCGTCGGTGCGCAACGCTCTGCATCTGCTGCTGCAGACCTATGAGCTGCCCGTGACCTGCTTTGAATCTCCCGCCGACTGCCTGGCCCATCTGGATCGCGGCCGGCCCGGCATCCTGATCACCGACCTGCGCATGCCCATGATGTCCGGCCTGCAGCTGCACGAGCAGCTCATGGCCCAGGGCGTGGACTGGCCCACGATCGTGATTACCGGCCACGGCGATCTGCATGCCTGCCGCCGCGCCTTCAAGGCGGGGGTCACCGATTTCCTGACCAAACCCATCGAAGAGCAGACCCTGCTGCAAGCCATCGAGTCGGCACAGACCCGGCTGGACCAGCAGGCTGAGCGCAACGAGGCCCGGCAAAGCTTGCGCGGCCTGACCGAGCGCGAGCGCGAGGTGCTGGAGCTGATCACCAAGGGACTGGGCAGCAAGGAAATCGCAGCTGCGCTCGATATATCGGTGCGTACCGTGGACACACACCGTGCCAAGCTGGCCGAAAAGCTGGGCACGGGATCGGTCGCCGAGCAGACGCGACTGCTGCTGACTGCGGCCTGCTGA